One genomic segment of Bacteroides caccae includes these proteins:
- a CDS encoding M3 family metallopeptidase: MIKKTLTILAASCMMYSCTTKTESNPFFTEFQTEYGVPSFDKIKLEHYEPAFLKGIEEQNQNIEAIIESPEVPTFENTIVALDNSAPILDRVSAIFFNMTDAETTDSLTELSIKLAPVLSEHEDNISLNQTLFKRINDVYQQKDSLNLTIEQQRLLDKTYKSFVRSGANLDTKQQARLREINKELSTLGITFSNNVLNENNAFQLFVDKQEDLAGLPEWFCQSAAEEAKAAGQPGKWLFTLHNASRLPFLQYSENRPLREKMYKAYINRGNNNDKNDNKEVISKIISLRLEKANLLGFDCYANFVLDETMAKNANNVMDLLNNLWSYALPKAKSEAAELQQLMDKEGKGEKLEAWDWWYYTEKLRKEKYNLSEEDTKPYFKLENVREGAFAVANKLYGITLSKLEDIPTYHPDVEVFEVKDVDGSQLGIFYVDYFPRPGKSGGAWMSNYREQSGPIRPLVCNVCSFTKPIGDTPSLLTMDEVETLFHEFGHALHGLLTQCKYKGTSGTNVVRDFVELPSQINEHWATEPEVLKMYAKHYATGKVIPDEIIEKILQQKTFNQGFMTTELLAAAILDMNLHMLKDVKNLDVVSYEKEAMDKLNLISEIAPRYRVTYFNHIIGGYAAGYYSYLWANVLDNDAFEAFKEHGIFDKNTAELFRRNVLEKGDSEDPMTLYKNFRGTEPSMEPLLKNRGMK, translated from the coding sequence ATGATTAAAAAAACACTAACCATTTTAGCTGCAAGTTGCATGATGTACTCCTGTACTACAAAAACAGAAAGTAATCCTTTCTTTACAGAGTTTCAAACAGAGTATGGTGTTCCTTCTTTTGATAAGATTAAACTGGAACATTACGAACCCGCCTTCCTGAAAGGTATCGAAGAACAAAATCAGAACATCGAGGCTATCATCGAGAGCCCGGAAGTTCCAACATTTGAAAATACAATCGTAGCGCTGGACAACAGTGCTCCCATTTTAGACCGTGTCAGTGCTATCTTTTTCAATATGACAGACGCAGAAACGACCGATTCGCTGACCGAGTTGTCTATCAAACTGGCTCCGGTTCTTTCGGAACACGAAGATAATATTTCCTTGAACCAGACACTTTTCAAACGGATAAACGATGTCTATCAACAAAAAGACTCATTGAACCTGACAATAGAACAACAACGACTGCTAGACAAGACCTATAAAAGCTTTGTCCGCTCCGGAGCCAACCTCGACACAAAACAACAAGCCCGCCTCCGTGAAATCAACAAGGAACTTTCTACACTCGGTATCACCTTCAGCAACAATGTATTGAACGAGAATAATGCTTTCCAACTTTTCGTTGACAAGCAGGAAGACCTTGCCGGCCTGCCGGAATGGTTCTGCCAAAGTGCCGCCGAAGAGGCTAAAGCTGCCGGACAACCGGGAAAATGGTTGTTTACTCTACATAACGCCAGCCGCCTGCCCTTCCTGCAGTATTCAGAAAACCGCCCACTCCGTGAGAAGATGTATAAAGCATATATCAACCGTGGAAATAATAACGATAAGAACGACAATAAAGAAGTAATCAGCAAAATCATTTCCCTCCGTCTGGAAAAGGCGAACTTATTGGGTTTCGATTGCTATGCCAACTTCGTGTTAGACGAAACCATGGCTAAAAATGCTAATAACGTAATGGACCTCCTGAATAATCTATGGAGCTACGCCCTGCCAAAAGCGAAATCGGAGGCCGCAGAACTTCAGCAACTTATGGACAAGGAAGGCAAAGGTGAAAAACTGGAAGCATGGGACTGGTGGTACTACACCGAAAAACTCAGAAAAGAGAAATACAACCTGTCCGAAGAAGACACGAAACCTTACTTCAAATTGGAAAATGTCCGCGAAGGTGCTTTTGCCGTAGCTAATAAACTATATGGTATCACCCTAAGCAAGCTGGAAGATATCCCTACTTATCACCCTGATGTAGAAGTGTTTGAAGTAAAAGACGTCGATGGTTCCCAACTCGGTATCTTCTATGTAGACTACTTCCCACGTCCCGGAAAAAGCGGCGGAGCATGGATGAGCAACTACCGCGAACAAAGTGGGCCAATCCGTCCGCTAGTATGCAATGTTTGCAGCTTTACCAAACCGATAGGTGACACCCCTTCTCTACTCACAATGGATGAAGTGGAAACACTGTTTCACGAGTTCGGACATGCACTGCACGGCTTGCTCACCCAATGCAAATACAAAGGAACTTCCGGCACCAATGTTGTACGTGATTTTGTAGAACTTCCCTCTCAAATCAACGAACATTGGGCAACCGAACCGGAAGTGTTGAAAATGTATGCCAAACATTATGCTACCGGTAAAGTAATCCCCGATGAAATCATCGAAAAAATACTTCAGCAGAAAACATTCAACCAAGGATTCATGACTACCGAACTGCTGGCTGCCGCTATCCTTGACATGAACCTGCACATGCTGAAAGATGTAAAGAATTTAGATGTTGTTTCGTACGAAAAAGAAGCTATGGACAAGCTCAATCTTATCTCTGAAATTGCCCCACGTTACCGTGTGACTTACTTCAATCACATCATCGGCGGATATGCAGCCGGCTATTACAGTTACCTGTGGGCTAACGTACTGGATAACGACGCCTTTGAAGCTTTCAAAGAGCATGGAATCTTCGACAAAAACACCGCCGAATTGTTCCGTCGGAACGTGTTGGAGAAGGGTGACAGCGAAGACCCGATGACTCTCTACAAAAATTTCCGTGGCACAGAACCGAGCATGGAGCCACTGCTGAAAAACAGAGGAATGAAATAA
- the secDF gene encoding protein translocase subunit SecDF codes for MQNKGFVKVFAVLLTLVCVFYLSFSFVTRHYNNKAKEIANGDMKVEQDYLDSLSNEKVWLGNWTLKQCREMEISLGLDLKGGMNVILEVSVPDVIKALADNKPDEAFNNALATAAKQAINSQDDVITLFVKEYHRIAPDAKLSELFATQQLKDKVSQKSTDAEVEKVLREEVKAAVENSFNVLRTRIDRFGVVQPNIQSLEDKMGRIMVELPGIKEPERVRKLLQGSANLEFWETYTAKEILPAMQSADAKLRAVLTQETTTDSVTTDTTKAAVLTEATPTKKAVSAADSLAAALKGDAKQDDATAANMEEIKKQYPLLSILQLNSSGQGPVIGYANYKDTADINKYLAMPEIKAELPKDLRLKWGVSPSEFDKKGQTFELYAIKSTERNGKAPLEGDVVTDAKDEFDQYSKPAVSMSMNSDGARRWAQLTKQNIGRAIAIVLDNYVYSAPNVNTEITGGRSQITGHFTPEQAKDLANVLKSGKMPAPAHIVQEDIVGPSLGQESINAGIFSFVVALILLMIYMCSMYGIIPGMVANGALILNFFFTLGILSSFQAALTMSGIAGMVLSLGMAVDANVLIYERTKEELRAGKGVKKALADGYSNAFSAIFDSNLTSIITGIILFNFGTGPIRGFATTLIIGILVSFFTAVFMTRLVYEHFMSKDKWLGLTFTTKISKNLMTNTRFDFMGTNKKSLIIVSAVIIVCISSFAIRGLSQSIDFTGGRNFKVQFENPVEPEQVRELIASKFGDANVSVIAIGTDKKTVRISTNYRIEDAGNNVDSEIESYLYETLKPVLTQNISLETFIDRDNHTGGSIVSSQKVGPSIADDIKTGAIYSVVLALLAIGLYILLRFRNIAYSIGSIVALSCDTIMIIGAYSLFWGILPFSLEIDQTFIGAILTAIGYSINDKVVIFDRVREFFGLYPKRDKRQLFNDSLNTTLARTINTSLSTLIVLLCIFILGGDSIRSFAFAMILGVVIGTLSSLFIASPIAYNMMKNKKVVVPAATEE; via the coding sequence ATGCAAAACAAAGGATTTGTAAAGGTTTTTGCGGTATTACTCACGCTGGTATGCGTGTTCTACCTCTCCTTCTCCTTCGTAACACGCCATTATAACAACAAGGCGAAAGAAATTGCGAACGGCGACATGAAAGTAGAACAAGACTACCTTGACTCTCTCTCCAATGAGAAGGTCTGGCTGGGTAACTGGACGCTGAAACAATGTCGTGAAATGGAGATTAGTTTAGGTTTGGACCTGAAAGGTGGTATGAATGTTATCCTTGAAGTTTCTGTACCTGATGTTATTAAAGCACTGGCTGACAACAAGCCGGACGAAGCTTTCAATAACGCATTGGCAACAGCAGCAAAACAGGCTATCAACAGTCAGGATGATGTAATCACCCTGTTTGTCAAAGAATACCACAGAATTGCTCCGGACGCGAAACTTTCCGAACTATTCGCTACACAACAGTTGAAAGACAAGGTTAGCCAGAAATCAACGGATGCGGAAGTTGAAAAAGTATTGAGAGAAGAAGTAAAAGCGGCTGTTGAGAACTCATTCAACGTACTTCGTACCCGTATCGACCGCTTTGGTGTGGTTCAACCGAACATCCAGAGCCTGGAAGACAAAATGGGACGTATCATGGTAGAATTGCCGGGTATCAAAGAACCGGAACGTGTGAGAAAACTTCTTCAAGGTTCGGCTAACCTGGAATTCTGGGAAACATATACCGCCAAAGAAATTCTTCCGGCTATGCAGTCAGCAGACGCTAAATTGCGTGCAGTGTTAACTCAGGAAACAACTACTGATTCTGTTACAACAGACACTACAAAAGCTGCTGTTCTTACCGAAGCAACTCCGACTAAGAAAGCCGTAAGTGCTGCCGACAGCCTTGCTGCCGCTCTGAAAGGAGACGCCAAACAAGATGATGCAACTGCTGCGAACATGGAAGAGATCAAGAAACAGTATCCTTTGCTGTCTATACTGCAATTAAACTCTAGTGGGCAGGGTCCGGTTATCGGATATGCAAACTACAAGGACACTGCAGACATTAACAAATATCTGGCTATGCCGGAAATCAAAGCAGAACTTCCAAAAGACCTCCGTCTGAAATGGGGTGTTTCTCCTTCCGAATTTGACAAAAAAGGTCAGACTTTCGAATTGTATGCAATCAAATCTACCGAACGCAACGGCAAAGCTCCGTTGGAAGGTGACGTAGTAACAGATGCCAAAGACGAATTCGACCAGTACAGCAAACCGGCTGTCAGCATGTCTATGAATTCTGACGGTGCACGCCGTTGGGCTCAACTGACCAAACAGAATATCGGTCGTGCTATCGCTATCGTTCTTGATAACTATGTATATTCTGCACCGAACGTAAACACTGAGATCACAGGCGGACGTTCACAGATTACAGGTCATTTCACTCCGGAGCAGGCAAAGGACTTAGCTAACGTATTGAAATCAGGTAAGATGCCGGCTCCGGCTCACATCGTACAAGAAGATATCGTAGGTCCGTCACTGGGTCAGGAATCTATCAATGCGGGTATCTTCTCATTTGTTGTTGCTTTGATTCTGTTGATGATTTATATGTGCTCTATGTATGGCATCATCCCGGGTATGGTTGCCAATGGGGCATTGATCCTCAACTTCTTCTTTACACTGGGAATCCTTTCGTCCTTCCAGGCTGCGCTGACAATGTCCGGTATTGCCGGTATGGTGTTGTCACTGGGTATGGCAGTGGATGCGAACGTACTTATCTATGAACGTACAAAAGAAGAACTTCGCGCAGGTAAGGGAGTGAAGAAAGCACTTGCTGACGGTTATTCCAACGCATTCTCGGCTATCTTTGACTCTAACTTGACATCTATCATTACAGGTATCATCCTATTCAACTTCGGTACCGGTCCGATCCGTGGTTTTGCTACGACATTGATTATCGGTATCCTTGTATCCTTCTTTACAGCTGTGTTCATGACTCGTCTGGTTTACGAACACTTCATGAGTAAAGATAAGTGGCTGGGGCTGACATTTACAACTAAGATTTCAAAGAACCTGATGACCAATACACGTTTCGATTTTATGGGTACGAACAAGAAGTCCCTTATTATCGTCAGTGCAGTAATTATCGTTTGTATCAGCTCATTTGCAATCCGTGGCTTGAGTCAGAGTATCGACTTCACCGGTGGACGTAACTTCAAGGTACAGTTCGAAAACCCGGTTGAACCGGAACAAGTACGCGAGCTAATTGCCAGCAAGTTCGGTGATGCTAACGTAAGTGTTATCGCTATCGGTACAGATAAGAAAACAGTACGTATCAGCACAAACTACCGCATCGAAGATGCAGGTAACAACGTGGACTCAGAAATTGAATCATACTTGTATGAAACTCTGAAACCGGTACTGACTCAAAACATTTCTTTGGAAACTTTCATCGATCGTGACAATCATACCGGTGGTAGTATCGTAAGTTCACAGAAAGTAGGTCCGAGTATCGCAGACGATATTAAGACAGGTGCTATCTACTCTGTTGTATTGGCATTGCTTGCTATCGGCCTGTACATCTTACTCCGTTTCCGTAACATTGCTTACAGTATCGGCTCTATTGTGGCCTTGAGTTGTGACACCATTATGATTATCGGTGCTTACTCACTGTTCTGGGGCATCCTGCCGTTCTCTCTGGAAATTGACCAGACATTTATCGGTGCTATCCTGACGGCTATCGGTTACTCTATTAATGATAAAGTGGTAATCTTCGACCGTGTACGCGAGTTCTTCGGCCTGTATCCGAAACGTGACAAACGTCAGTTGTTCAACGACTCTTTGAACACTACACTTGCACGTACTATCAATACATCATTGAGTACATTGATCGTGTTACTGTGTATCTTCATCCTCGGTGGTGATTCAATCCGCAGTTTCGCATTCGCAATGATTCTCGGTGTTGTTATCGGTACATTGTCTTCACTGTTCATTGCATCTCCGATTGCATACAACATGATGAAGAACAAAAAAGTTGTAGTACCGGCAGCTACGGAAGAATAA
- a CDS encoding 2-oxoacid:acceptor oxidoreductase subunit alpha, with translation MADEMMVKELEEVVVRFSGDSGDGMQLAGNIFSNMSATVGNDICTFPDYPADIRAPQGSLTGVSGFQVHIGAGQVYTPGDRCHVLVAMNPSALKTQIKFCKPQGLIITDSDSFEARDLEKAQFKTDNPFEELGVKQEVLEVPISSMCKESLKDSGLDNKSVLRCKNMFALGLVCWLFNRNLAAAEKMLREKFAKKPEIAEANIKVLNDGFNYGANTHASVSTYKIESKAPKSKGLYTDINGNKATSYGLIAAAEKAGLELYLGSYPITPATDILHELAKHKSLGVKTVQCEDEIAGCASAVGAAFAGALAVTTTSGPGVCLKSEAMNLAVIGELPLVIVNVQRGGPSTGLPTKSEQTDLLQALYGRNGESPMPVIAATSPTNCFDAAYMAAKIALEHMTPVVLLTDAFVANGSAAWKLPNLDEYPAINPPYVTPDMAGNWTPYQRNEETGVRYWAIPGTEGFMHRIGGLEKSNETGAISTEPENHNKMVHLRQAKVDKIADYIPELEVLGDKDADLLIVGWGGTYGHLRLAMDYMREHGKKVAFAHFQYINPLPKNTADVLRKYKKIVVAEQNLGQFAGYLRMKAPGLNISQFNQVKGQPFITRELIDAFTKLLEE, from the coding sequence ATGGCAGACGAAATGATGGTTAAAGAATTGGAGGAAGTCGTAGTACGTTTCTCCGGCGACTCCGGCGATGGCATGCAGCTGGCCGGCAACATCTTCTCGAACATGTCGGCTACGGTAGGAAATGACATCTGTACATTCCCCGATTACCCGGCAGACATCCGCGCTCCGCAAGGTTCGTTAACCGGGGTTTCCGGTTTTCAAGTACACATCGGCGCCGGGCAAGTTTACACTCCCGGAGACCGTTGTCACGTATTGGTAGCAATGAATCCTTCCGCACTAAAAACACAAATCAAATTCTGTAAACCGCAAGGACTTATCATCACCGACTCCGACTCATTCGAAGCCAGAGATTTAGAAAAGGCACAATTCAAGACTGACAATCCTTTCGAAGAATTGGGTGTTAAGCAAGAAGTACTTGAAGTACCTATTTCTTCCATGTGTAAAGAAAGCCTGAAGGATTCAGGACTGGACAACAAATCCGTTCTCCGTTGTAAAAATATGTTCGCGCTGGGGTTAGTTTGTTGGTTGTTCAACCGTAACCTGGCAGCAGCCGAGAAAATGCTGCGCGAGAAATTCGCCAAAAAGCCCGAAATTGCAGAAGCCAACATCAAGGTATTGAACGACGGTTTCAACTACGGAGCCAACACTCACGCTTCTGTCTCTACTTATAAGATCGAAAGCAAAGCTCCAAAATCCAAAGGACTTTATACAGATATTAATGGTAATAAGGCAACGTCATACGGCTTGATAGCTGCAGCCGAGAAAGCTGGTCTGGAACTCTACTTGGGTTCTTATCCTATCACTCCGGCCACTGACATTCTGCACGAATTAGCCAAACATAAATCACTGGGCGTAAAAACCGTACAGTGCGAAGACGAAATCGCAGGTTGTGCATCTGCTGTCGGTGCAGCTTTTGCCGGTGCCCTGGCAGTAACTACGACTTCCGGCCCGGGCGTCTGCCTGAAAAGTGAGGCAATGAACCTTGCCGTTATCGGCGAACTTCCACTAGTGATCGTCAACGTACAGCGTGGCGGACCGTCTACCGGTCTTCCTACGAAATCAGAACAGACCGACTTACTGCAAGCTCTCTACGGACGTAACGGTGAAAGCCCGATGCCCGTCATTGCTGCAACATCACCGACCAACTGTTTTGATGCTGCATATATGGCAGCTAAAATCGCTTTGGAACACATGACTCCGGTTGTACTGTTGACTGATGCTTTTGTAGCTAACGGCTCTGCAGCCTGGAAACTTCCTAACTTGGATGAATATCCTGCTATCAATCCACCGTATGTAACTCCTGATATGGCAGGAAACTGGACCCCGTACCAACGTAACGAAGAAACTGGTGTACGCTATTGGGCTATCCCGGGAACAGAGGGCTTCATGCATCGTATCGGTGGTCTTGAAAAGAGTAACGAAACAGGTGCAATCTCTACCGAACCGGAAAATCACAATAAAATGGTTCACCTTCGTCAAGCCAAAGTGGACAAAATTGCAGACTACATCCCCGAGCTCGAAGTATTGGGCGACAAAGATGCAGATTTGCTGATTGTAGGCTGGGGTGGTACTTACGGCCATCTCCGTCTGGCTATGGACTATATGCGCGAACATGGAAAGAAAGTGGCTTTCGCCCACTTCCAATATATCAACCCGCTACCGAAGAACACGGCTGACGTATTACGTAAATATAAAAAGATCGTGGTAGCTGAACAGAACTTGGGACAATTTGCAGGTTACCTGCGCATGAAAGCACCCGGACTGAACATCAGCCAGTTCAACCAAGTGAAAGGACAGCCTTTCATTACGAGAGAATTGATAGATGCATTTACTAAATTATTGGAGGAATAA
- a CDS encoding 2-oxoacid:ferredoxin oxidoreductase subunit beta yields the protein MSDKVYTVQDYKSGQPRWCPGCGDHAFLNSLHKAMAELGTAPHDIAVISGIGCSSRLPYYVNTYGFHTIHGRAAAIATGAKVANPNLTIWQISGDGDGLAIGGNHFIHAVRRNIDLNMILLNNRIYGLTKGQYSPTSERGFVSKSSPYGTVEDPFHPAELAFGARGRFFARCIAVDGAASVEVLKAAAAHKGASVVEVLQNCVIFNDGTHASVATKEGRAKNAIYLEHGKPMLFGENKEFGLMQEGFGLKVVKLGENGITEKDILIHDAHCQDNTLQLKLALMEGPDFPIALGVIRDVDAPTYNDAVTEQIEEIKGKKKYHNFQELLMTNDTWEVK from the coding sequence ATGAGCGATAAAGTATATACCGTACAAGATTATAAATCAGGCCAGCCCCGCTGGTGTCCGGGATGCGGTGACCACGCTTTCCTGAATTCACTGCATAAGGCTATGGCCGAACTGGGAACAGCTCCGCATGATATTGCCGTAATTTCGGGTATCGGTTGTTCTTCCCGTCTGCCTTACTATGTAAATACGTATGGCTTCCACACTATACACGGACGTGCAGCCGCTATTGCAACAGGAGCCAAAGTAGCTAATCCCAATTTGACTATCTGGCAGATTTCCGGTGACGGTGATGGCCTGGCAATCGGTGGTAACCACTTCATCCACGCTGTCCGCCGTAACATTGACTTGAATATGATTCTGCTGAACAACCGCATTTACGGTTTGACCAAGGGACAATATTCACCGACTTCCGAACGTGGATTTGTCAGTAAATCATCTCCTTACGGAACAGTAGAAGACCCATTCCATCCGGCAGAACTTGCTTTCGGTGCACGTGGACGTTTCTTTGCACGCTGTATCGCTGTAGACGGTGCCGCTTCCGTAGAAGTATTGAAAGCAGCAGCCGCTCATAAAGGTGCTTCGGTTGTCGAAGTTCTGCAAAACTGTGTTATTTTCAACGACGGAACTCATGCCAGCGTTGCAACCAAAGAAGGACGTGCCAAGAACGCGATCTATCTGGAACATGGTAAACCGATGTTGTTCGGTGAAAACAAAGAATTCGGATTAATGCAGGAAGGTTTCGGACTGAAAGTAGTGAAACTCGGTGAAAACGGTATCACAGAAAAAGATATTCTTATCCACGATGCACACTGCCAGGACAATACACTTCAACTGAAACTGGCCTTGATGGAAGGTCCCGACTTCCCGATTGCACTCGGTGTAATCCGCGATGTAGATGCTCCGACCTACAATGATGCAGTTACAGAACAAATCGAAGAAATCAAAGGCAAGAAGAAATACCACAATTTCCAAGAGCTGTTGATGACTAATGATACTTGGGAAGTGAAGTAA